In one Bombyx mori chromosome 4, ASM3026992v2 genomic region, the following are encoded:
- the LOC101742656 gene encoding large ribosomal subunit protein uL15m: MGSRQITEKSLSMLRSLPRITLANIRDNPGSKITQKRGRGQHGGDKHGAGNKGSGQRQNYMRLGYETGNNPFYLRIPHENYYRGHHLKREYPPMTLLELQKLIDRNRVDISKPIDIASLIKSGLYTLNPDQKHFGVNLTDDGADIFAAKINIEVQWASEQVIAAIEKNGGVITTAYYDPHSLFILKNPQRFFETGQAIPRRMIPPPDAIEFYTSAATRGYLADPEKISQERLKLSQKYGYTLPNLESDPQYEMLTDRKDPRQIFFGLQPGWVINLKDECILKPKDEELLQFYSM, encoded by the exons ATGGGTTCGCGGCAAATAACAGAGAAATCACTGTCTATGTTGAGGTCGTTACCAAGAATCACGCTAGCAAATATTCGTGATAATCCGGGGTCTAAAATAACA CAAAAAAGAGGAAGGGGTCAACACGGGGGTGACAAACATGGTGCAGGCAATAAAGGTTCTGGACAACGTCAAAATTATATGAGACTAGGTTATGAAACTGGAAACAACCCATTTTATCTTCGTATTCCTCATGAGAATTACTATAGAGGACACCA TTTGAAAAGAGAGTATCCTCCTATGACACTTTTGGAGTTACAAAAATTGATCGATAGAAACCGAGTAGACATATCTAAACCCATTGATATTGCCAGCTTGATAAAATCTGGGTTATACACATTGAATCCTGACCAAAAGCATTTTGGTGTTAATTTAACTGATGATGGAGCTGACATATTTGCTGCAAAAATTAATATAGAAGTACAGTGGGCAAGTGAACAAGTTATTGCAGCGATTGAGAAAAATGGTGGTGTTATTACTACAGCCTACTATGATCCTCAcagtttatttatattgaaaaatCCTCAAAGGTTTTTTGAAACTGGTCAAGCTATTCCAAGAAGAATGATTCCTCCGCCCGATGCCATTGAATTTTACACCAGTGCTGCAACACGTGGTTATTTAGCAGATccagaaaaaatatctcaagaAAGATTAAAATTGTCTCAGAAATATGGATATACACTTCCAAATTTAGAAAGTGACCCACAATATGAGATGTTAACAGATAGAAAGGATcctagacaaatattttttggatTACAGCCAGGGTGGGTAATTAATTTGAAAGATGAATGCATTTTAAAGCCAAAAGATGAAGAATTATTACAGTTCTATTCTATGTAG
- the LOC101743469 gene encoding pre-mRNA-splicing factor ATP-dependent RNA helicase DHX16, whose translation MDKKRRYSSSSDSAEDDRIQDLRERDEFAKRLKKRDEEKIRKITEGKKSYEEAAKKLKIEAEDRDKLLPKLRVQSRRKYLEKRKDDKVVELEADIADDEYLFDERILTKREKEEREHKKTLLQLAKEHEKARELENVQRYHMPRDLGKGEKGEYVEVDENERLPHSEQQKWEQEQIKSAFFKFGAKDAKATNEYDLLLDEQIDFIQALKMEGSEDKKEKSEISEYQKIRMTIEETKKSLPIYAFKQSLIEAIQNYQILIVEGETGSGKTTQIPQYLHEAGFTKDGKKIGCTQPRRVAAMSVAARVAQEMNVKLGNEVGYSIRFEDCTSDRTVIKYMTDGTLHREFLSEPDLASYSVMIIDEAHERTLHTDILFGLVKDITRFRPDLKLLISSATLDAEKFSTFFEDAPIFRIPGRRFPVDIYYTKAPEADYVDACVVSVLQIHATQPLGDILVFLTGQEEIETCVEMLQERTKRIGKKLRELLILPVYANLPSDMQAKIFEQTPEGARKVVLATNIAETSLTIDNIIYVIDPGFAKQNNFNSKTGMESLIVVPISKASANQRAGRAGRVAPGKCFRLYTAWAYKYELEDNTVPEIQRINLGNAVLTLKALGINDLIHFDFLDPPPHETLVLALEQLYALGALNHHGELTKAGRRMAEFPTDPMLAKMLLASEKYKCSEEVVTIAAMLSVNSSVFYRPKDKIIHADTARKNFFHHKGDHLTIMNLYNQWVASDYSVQWCYENFVQYRSMKRARDVREQLVSLMERVEIEMVTSLSDDTNIRKAITSGYFYHIAKFSKGGHYKTVKHNQTVMIHPNSALFEDLPRWVIYHELVFTSKEFMRQVTEIESKWLLEVAPHYYKSKELEDSTNKKMPKTLGKSAKN comes from the exons atggataaaAAGAGACGATATTCATCAAGTTCTGATAGCGCTGAAGATGACCGAATTCAAGATCTCAGAGAACGGGATGAATTCGCAAAAAGATTAAAGAAACGAGACGAAGAAAAAATTAGGAAAATAACAGAGGGGAAAAAATCATACGAAGAGGCTgcaaaaaagttaaaaattgaAGCAGAAGACCGCGACAAGCTACTACCGAAACTTCGTGTACAGTCTCGTCGCAAATATTTAGAGAAAAGAAAAGACGACAAAGTTGTAGAATTAGAAGCTGATATTGCCGACGACGAGTATCTGTTTGATGAGAGAAT CCTaacaaaaagagaaaaagaagaaagggAACACAAGAAAACTTTATTACAATTAGCTAAAGAACATGAAAAAGCAAGAGAGTTAGAAAATGTTCAAAGATATCATATGCCTCGGGACTTGGGGAAAGGGGAAAAAG GTGAATATGTTGAAGTTGATGAAAATGAGAGGTTGCCACATTCTGAACAGCAAAAATGGGAACAAGAACAAATTAAATCTGCTTTCTTTAAATTTGGTGCAAAAGATGCTAAAGCTACAAATGAATATGATTTATTACTGGATGAACAAATTGATTTCATACAGGCTCTTAAAATGGAAGGTTCTGAAGACAAAaaggaaaagtcagaaatatcAGAATATCAAAAAATTCGAATGACCattgaagaaacaaaaaaatcactTCCAATATATGCGTTTAAACAATCACTTATTGAAGCCATACAAAATTATCAAATTCTAATTGTAGAAGGTGAGACAGGATCTGGCAAAACAACACAAATACCTCAATATCTCCATGAAGCTGGTTTCACTAAAGATGGGAAAAAAATTGGGTGTACACAACCTAGGAGAGTAGCTGCTATGTCAGTTGCTGCAAGAGTTGCACAAGAAATGAACGTAAAACTGGGAAATGAAGTTGGTTATAGTATAAGATTTGAAGATTGCACATCTGATAGAACAGTAATAAAGTACATGACAGATGGAACTCTTCATAGAGAGTTTCTATCAGAACCTGATCTAGCCTCATACAGTGTAATGATCATTGATGAAGCTCATGAACGTACCTTACATACAGATATATTATTTGGTCTTGTAAAAGATATAACCAGATTTAGAcctgatttaaaattgcttatATCCAGCGCAACATTGGATGCTGAGAAATTTTCAACATTCTTTGAAGATGCCCCAATTTTTAGAATCCCGGGAAGGAGATTTCCTGTGGACATCTATTACACAAAGGCACCCGAAGCAGATTATGTAGATGCTTGTGTTGTATCAGTATTACAGATTCATGCCACACAACCTCTTGGTGATATATTGGTTTTTTTAACAGGACAAGAAGAGATTGAAACATGTGTTGAAATGTTACAAGAAAGGACGAAGCGTATAGGCAAAAAACTGCGCGAGCTTTTAATATTACCAGTATATGCCAATTTGCCTAGTGACATGCAAGCTAAAATCTTTGAACAAACTCCTGAAGGAGCTAGAAAAGTCGTTCTTGCTACAAATATAGCTGAAACTTCATTGAcaattgataatattatatacgtaATAGACCCAGGTTTTGCCAAACAAAACAACTTCAATTCCAAGACTGGCATGGAAAGTTTAATTGTTGTTCCCATTTCTAAAGCATCAGCAAATCAACGAGCTGGACGAGCCGGAAGGGTTGCTCCTGGAAAATGTTTTAGATTGTACACAGCCTGGgcatataaatatgaattagaAGATAATACTGTACCAGAAATTCAGAGAATAAATTTAGGAAATGCAGTTCTCACTTTAAAAGCTTTAGGCATCAATGATCTAATACATTTTGATTTTTTGGATCCACCACCGCATGAAACATTAGTTTTGGCTTTAGAACAACTTTACGCTCTGGGTGCACTTAATCATCATGGAGAGTTAACAAAAGCAGGCAGAAGGATGGCTGAATTTCCTACCGACCCCATGCTCGCGAAAATGTTGTTAGCTAGTGAAAA ATATAAATGTTCTGAAGAGGTTGTCACAATTGCAGCAATGCTATCAGTAAATAGCTCCGTCTTCTACCGGCCTAAAGATAAAATAATCCATGCAGATACAGCAAGAAAAAATTTCTTTCATCACAAAGGAGATCATCTGACAATTATGAACTTATACAATCAGTGGGTTGCTTCAGATTATTCGGTGCAGTGGTGTTATGAAAACTTCGTGCAGTATAGATCGATGAAACGAGCTCGAGATGTTCGTGAACAATTAGTCAGCCTGATGGAAAGGGTAGAAATTGAAATGGTTACAAGTTTATCTGATGATACTAATATAAGAAAGGCTATAACGTCTGGTTATTTCTATCATATAGCAAAATTTTCAAAAGGTGGTCATTATAAAACTGTAAAACATAATCAG ACAGTTATGATACATCCTAATAGTGCTCTATTTGAAGACCTTCCACGATGGGTGATTTACCATGAGCTTGTATTTACATCTAAAGAATTTATGAGACAAGTCACCGAAATTGAGAGCAAATGGCTACTGGAGGTAGCGCCTCATTATTACAAATCAAAGGAATTAGAAGATTCAACAAATAAGAAAATGCCCAAAACATTGGGGAAATCTgcaaaaaattag